A genomic segment from Portunus trituberculatus isolate SZX2019 chromosome 14, ASM1759143v1, whole genome shotgun sequence encodes:
- the LOC123503799 gene encoding TATA element modulatory factor-like isoform X3 — protein MRGRHDTVAVKSERKRCIACVSAETSNTSTTPLTGDAASSPALRGDAYPGRRVTMSWFDAAGLTSLAKSALKEAQRTIDKALDIEENEENILPPSTLPVTSSAQPSKGLQEKLKDESESFFASFGLDKKKSPLTPVNSPVDSSEGKPVTKDGGKPPAHIVGSLWGSFTGSFFENSEVPKEPLQNEGDGAASSDSPSKKSIVATQPPRSSASLPSLQLASSPVSTQPRTTTLQECAAQTKMSLQQEKADKEQGTAERSEDRSRDVEGEWGWGWESGLMVSSDHQHHLEGTFSTAAGEIEEREDSLVDDTIDEEGFAKSRLVVGSVESDAGGFVRQESQGSLSGRSVDLDVPVAISEDVFHEEHNPGTSCFEMEPDNSGSVVSYVEECTDTRTTSTTTITTAATVSCGNSEVNTPESIVVLTSESNSPDDGEAAVCVLSTTEMKYGTCGPLKPSPISSPDSIEVLGSSSLLTSPSSIEVLTDVSSSDSSPSHLDSCNNTLVQDLSPPPGIVVNVQPTLQKITDSDTHTLVETSADQTQCHQKAQPIEGDKTNQIISKEESLPADYAHKLDLSSVNLQSTGNTSDTVTPQPPTTLSLSLCKGQESSNLAPSALSVLVDSVPSKPARQTATVHDAEVSAACHASQTDGQPTTEEHTVVEEGDISIPPATALDVSVESGGSSDTITASIDSTQMVWSISRGVDPEFSERPADSDMHESSTSGSGGSVVRCLLEEAMGDEEAVSGASSSSPPEREHSPSSSESPSLDGSTVVSRGTSAGTSRVWSTAQRGMRSFLNDRSESSASDSSSNHKKTNSERVETVPSSMTTSFTSISESEGEMFNLGPASLTIDPASITQVLQGQSHFVKGHRRNQSNFSETSESSSENHSSEVDKLIKKVGQLTEVLEARETKVLELSQVNAALQDTNLRLKAHVEDLEGGSGMEATESLREEFTQRLVTMERKFQQALREKENTKKLLEEARAEAATRLSSAEVARYQEERDTVIRELREEGEKLSKQQLSYSNIIKKLRSKEKENETTIKTQKDKLEEQSRDLERLRKQLSAKEEMERRQIDAVCQLNATNQRLEQAVKDVAAENAELEGKMTVLKSALDTAYREMAELKREVAACDAQAQEQVLSAEVGVQRRLEATLAEAQEQARREQVALMAQVVELQEALNQCESQANRKERQLRADNAELQQRVAETEARAEEMSGAVSAATRPLLRQMENLQATHSSQQASWESLEASLTQRLNETLAAAAASTEKERATREQYAELAANTAALQTQVTNLRAENARVSSELNIATTKFDSLSESRIKENIQIEALKTSFAEEIAEVKRERDSLEQQLEMEKTAVAAEKKKSVALQEQLKDRERKLAQMIASGTAESHASTPRSSPTPSLSRLSITGSLSESFTGYQWGHEEVFESGWSRGTSLYDSVRSNSTAAVDALTSQLRQREGEVHHLHSEITRYETQRESLAQELVSITSQVESLQSQVQDYQALKDQYADMEQKYNALLQMHGEKVEEVEELRLDLADVKEMYKAQIDQLLKK, from the exons TCTCCTTTGACGCCTGTAAACTCCCCTGTTGACTCATCAGAAGGGAAGCCAGTGACCAAAG ATGGAGGGAAGCCACCAGCTCACATAGTTGGCAGCCTTTGGGGTTCTTTCACCGGCTCCTTCTTTGAGAACTCTGAGGTGCCAAAGGAGCCTCTGCAAA ATGAAGGTGATGGTGCAGCCTCCTCAGACAGCCCTAGTAAGAAGTCCATTGTGGCCACCCAGCCTCCTCGCAGCAGTGccagcctcccctccctccagtTGGCCAGCAGCCCGGTGTCCACCCAGCCCCGCACCACCACCCTGCAGGAGTGTGCCGCACAAACCAAGATGTCCCTG cagcaggagaaggcAGACAAGGAGCAAGGAACAGCAGAAAGAAGTGAGGACAGAAGCAGGGatgtggagggagagtggggctGGGGGTGGGAAAGTGGTCTCATGGTGTCCTCAGACCATCAACACCATCTGGAAG GCACCTTTAGCACAGCAGCAGGGGAGATAGAGGAGCGTGAGGACAGCTTGGTGGATGACACTATAGATGAAGAGGGCTTTGCCAAGAGCAGACTGGTGGTGGGCAGTGTGGAGAGTGATGCTGGAGGCTTTGTGCGGCAGGAAAGTCAGGGCTCGCTGTCCGGGAGGTCTGTTGACTTGGACGTCCCAGTGGCGATATCTGAAGATGTTTTCCACGAAGAACACAACCCAGGCACGTCATGCTTTGAAATGGAGCCAGATAACAGTGGTAGTGTTGTTAGTTATGTTGAGGAATGCACTGATACACGaactacttccactacaactattacGACAGCAGCTACAGTTTCATGTGGTAACTCGGAAGTCAACACTCCTGAAAGTATAGTAGTGCTCACGTCGGAAAGCAACTCACCTGATGATGGGgaagctgctgtgtgtgtgttatcaaccACAGAGATGAAGTATGGCACTTGTGGTCCCTTGAAGCCCAGTCCAATTAGTTCACCAGACTCCATTGAAGTCCTCGGCTCATCCAGCCTGCTCACCTCGCCATCGTCCATTGAG GTGTTGACTGATGTATCTTCAAGTGACTCCTCACCATCACATTTGGACTCCTGCAACAACACTCTGGTTCAGGACCTCAGCCCTCCTCCAGGGATTGTCGTCAACGTACAACCTACCTTACAGAAAATAACCGACAGTGATACACACACTTTGGTGGAGACATCAGCTGATCAAACCCAGTGTCATCAGAAAGCCCAACCAATAGAAGGAGACAAGACTAATCAAATTATAAGTAAAGAAGAATCACTCCCTGCTGACTATGCACACAAACTAGACTTAAGTAGTGTTAATTTACAAAGCACAGGGAACACGAGTGATACTgttacaccacaaccacctacaACCCTGTCACTTAGTCTCTGCAAGGGACAGGAGAGTAGCAACTTAGCTCCTTCTGCTCTGAGTGTTCTTGTTGACAGTGTACCTTCTAAACCTGCCCGACAAACAGCCACAGTTCATGATGCAGAGGTCAGTGCAGCCTGCCATGCTAGCCAGACAGATGGGCAGCCTACCACAGAGGAACACACAGTAGTGGAGGAAGGGGACATCAGCATACCACCTGCTACAGCTCTGGATGTGTCTGTGGAGAGCGGAGGCAGCTCAGACACTATCACTGCTTCAATAGACTCTACACAGATGGTCTG GAGTATCTCTCGAGGAGTGGATCCAGAGTTCTCAGAGCGGCCAGCAGACAGCGATATGCATGAGAGCAGCACAAGTGGGTCTGGCGGGTCTGTGGTGCGCTGCCTGCTGGAGGAAGCCATGGGGGACGAGGAGGCTGTCAGTGGagcatcttcctcttcccctcctgagAGAGAacactcaccctcctcctcagaAAG TCCCAGTCTGGATGGCAGCACAGTAGTGTCGCGGGGCACATCGGCGGGCACCTCCCGTGTGTGGTCCACAGCTCAGCGGGGCATGCGCTCCTTCCTCAATGACCGCTCTGAGTCGTCTGCCTCAGATTCTTCCAGCAAccacaaaaagacaaacagtgAGAGAG TGGAGACGGTTCCCTCGTCCATGACCACCAGCTTTACCAGTATTAGTGAGTCTGAGGGGGAGATGTTTAATTTGGGCCCAGCCAGCCTGACCATTGACCCGGCCTCCATCACTCAAGTCCTGCAGGGCCAGTCCCATTTTGTTAAAG gCCATCGCCGCAACCAGTCCAACTTTTCAGAAACCAGCGAGAGTTCTTCAGAGAATCATTCGTCTGAGGTGGACAAGCTTATAAAG AAAGTGGGCCAGCTGACTGAGGTGCTTGAGGCCAGGGAAACCAAGGTGCTGGAGCTGAGTCAGGTGAATGCGGCTCTTCAGGATACTAATCTGCGCCTCAAAGC TCATGTGGAGGACTTGGAAGGTGGCAGTGGTATGGAGGCAACAGAATCTTTGCGAGAGGAGTTCACCCAGCGTCTTGTCACCatggagagaaagttccagcaggcattgagagagaaagaaaataccaagAAGCTGCTGGag GAAGCCCGTGCGGAGGCAGCAACAAGGCTAAGTTCAGCTGAGGTGGCAAGGTACCAGGAGGAGAGGGACACTGTGATACGAGagctgagggaggaaggagagaaactcAGCAAGCAACAACTCAGCTACTCCAATATTATCAAGAAACTGCGcagcaaagaaaaggagaatgaaaccACCATAAAGACACAAAA GGACAAGTTGGAGGAACAGTCACGTGATTTGGAGCGACTGAGGAAACAACTGTCAGccaaggaggagatggagcggCGCCAAATTGATGCCGTGTGTCAGCTGAACGCCACCAACCAACGACTTGAGCAGGCAGTGAAGGATGTGGCAGCTGAGAACGCTGAGCTGGAGGGCAAAATGACAGTGCTGAAGAGTGCTCTAGATACTGCCTACAG AGAGATGGCAGAGCTGAAGAGAGAGGTGGCTGCTTGTGATGCACAAGCCCAGGAACAAGTGCTGAGTGCAGAGGTGGGTGTGCAGCGTCGCCTGGAGGCCACACTGGCAGAGGCTCAGGAGCAGGCAAGGAGGGAGCAGGTTGCCCTGATGGCCCAGGTGGTAGAGCTCCAGGAGGCCCTCAACCAGTGTGAAAGTCAAGCCAACAG AAAAGAACGTCAGCTTCGTGCAGACAACGCAGAGCTCCAGCAGAGGGTGGCAGAAACAGAGGCACGTGCAGAGGAGATGTCCGGCGCTGTGAGTGCAGCCACACGGCCTCTCCTGCGTCAGATGGAGAATCTGCAGGCAACTCACTCCTCCCAGCAAGCCTCTTGGGAGTCACTGGAGGCCTCCCTTACACAACGACTCA ATGAAACACTGGCAGCTGCAGCTGCAAgcacagagaaggagagagcaaCACGGGAACAATATGCTGAGCTGGCAGCAAACACTGCTGCCCTGCAGACACAG GTAACTAATTTGCGTGCTGAGAATGCAAGAGTATCTTCAGAGTTGAACATTGCCACGACAAAGTTTGATTCCTTGTCAGAGTCACGGATAAA GGAAAACATCCAGATTGAGGCTTTAAAGACTTCATTTGCTGAAGAGATTGCAGAAGTTAAAAGAGAACGTGACAGTCTTGAGCAACAGCTGGAGATGGAGAAGACAGCCGTGGcagctgaaaagaaaaagagtgttgCCCTCCAGGAACAACTGAAAGACAGGGAGCGCAAGCTGGCCCAAATGATAGCCAGTGGCACTGCTGAGAGCCATGCCAGCACCCCCAGATCCTCTCCgaccccttccctctcacggCTCTCTATCACAGGCTCCCTTTCAGAGTCCTTTACTGGGTATCAATGGGGG CATGAGGAAGTATTTGAGTCGGGTTGGTCTCGAGGAACATCTCTATACGACTCTGTACGCTCAAATTCCACGGCTGCTGTAGACGCTCTCACCTCACAGCTGAGGCAAAGAGAAG GAGAGGTGCATCACTTACACAGCGAGATCACAAGGTATGAGACGCAGAGAGAATCGCTGGCGCAGGAGTTGGTGTCAATAACTAGTCAAGTGGAGAGTCTTCAATCACAGGTACAAGACTACCAGGCCTTGAAAGACCAGTATGCTGACATGGAGCAGAAGTATAATGCTCTGTTGCAg ATGCACggcgagaaggtggaggaggttgaggagctACGACTTGACCTGGCAGATGTAAAGGAAATGTACAAAGCTCAG ATTGATCAGCTTCTTAAAAAGTGA
- the LOC123503799 gene encoding TATA element modulatory factor-like isoform X2, translated as MRGRHDTVAVKSERKRCIACVSAETSNTSTTPLTGDAASSPALRGDAYPGRRVTMSWFDAAGLTSLAKSALKEAQRTIDKALDIEENEENILPPSTLPVTSSAQPSKGLQEKLKDESESFFASFGLDKKKSPLTPVNSPVDSSEGKPVTKDGGKPPAHIVGSLWGSFTGSFFENSEVPKEPLQNEGDGAASSDSPSKKSIVATQPPRSSASLPSLQLASSPVSTQPRTTTLQECAAQTKMSLQEKADKEQGTAERSEDRSRDVEGEWGWGWESGLMVSSDHQHHLEGTFSTAAGEIEEREDSLVDDTIDEEGFAKSRLVVGSVESDAGGFVRQESQGSLSGRSVDLDVPVAISEDVFHEEHNPGTSCFEMEPDNSGSVVSYVEECTDTRTTSTTTITTAATVSCGNSEVNTPESIVVLTSESNSPDDGEAAVCVLSTTEMKYGTCGPLKPSPISSPDSIEVLGSSSLLTSPSSIEVLTDVSSSDSSPSHLDSCNNTLVQDLSPPPGIVVNVQPTLQKITDSDTHTLVETSADQTQCHQKAQPIEGDKTNQIISKEESLPADYAHKLDLSSVNLQSTGNTSDTVTPQPPTTLSLSLCKGQESSNLAPSALSVLVDSVPSKPARQTATVHDAEVSAACHASQTDGQPTTEEHTVVEEGDISIPPATALDVSVESGGSSDTITASIDSTQMVWSISRGVDPEFSERPADSDMHESSTSGSGGSVVRCLLEEAMGDEEAVSGASSSSPPEREHSPSSSERSEALKVGSGHTSGHSSGDEVETTTSSDIEVISSPSLDGSTVVSRGTSAGTSRVWSTAQRGMRSFLNDRSESSASDSSSNHKKTNSERVETVPSSMTTSFTSISESEGEMFNLGPASLTIDPASITQVLQGQSHFVKGHRRNQSNFSETSESSSENHSSEVDKLIKKVGQLTEVLEARETKVLELSQVNAALQDTNLRLKAHVEDLEGGSGMEATESLREEFTQRLVTMERKFQQALREKENTKKLLEEARAEAATRLSSAEVARYQEERDTVIRELREEGEKLSKQQLSYSNIIKKLRSKEKENETTIKTQKDKLEEQSRDLERLRKQLSAKEEMERRQIDAVCQLNATNQRLEQAVKDVAAENAELEGKMTVLKSALDTAYREMAELKREVAACDAQAQEQVLSAEVGVQRRLEATLAEAQEQARREQVALMAQVVELQEALNQCESQANRKERQLRADNAELQQRVAETEARAEEMSGAVSAATRPLLRQMENLQATHSSQQASWESLEASLTQRLNETLAAAAASTEKERATREQYAELAANTAALQTQVTNLRAENARVSSELNIATTKFDSLSESRIKENIQIEALKTSFAEEIAEVKRERDSLEQQLEMEKTAVAAEKKKSVALQEQLKDRERKLAQMIASGTAESHASTPRSSPTPSLSRLSITGSLSESFTGYQWGHEEVFESGWSRGTSLYDSVRSNSTAAVDALTSQLRQREGEVHHLHSEITRYETQRESLAQELVSITSQVESLQSQVQDYQALKDQYADMEQKYNALLQMHGEKVEEVEELRLDLADVKEMYKAQIDQLLKK; from the exons TCTCCTTTGACGCCTGTAAACTCCCCTGTTGACTCATCAGAAGGGAAGCCAGTGACCAAAG ATGGAGGGAAGCCACCAGCTCACATAGTTGGCAGCCTTTGGGGTTCTTTCACCGGCTCCTTCTTTGAGAACTCTGAGGTGCCAAAGGAGCCTCTGCAAA ATGAAGGTGATGGTGCAGCCTCCTCAGACAGCCCTAGTAAGAAGTCCATTGTGGCCACCCAGCCTCCTCGCAGCAGTGccagcctcccctccctccagtTGGCCAGCAGCCCGGTGTCCACCCAGCCCCGCACCACCACCCTGCAGGAGTGTGCCGCACAAACCAAGATGTCCCTG caggagaaggcAGACAAGGAGCAAGGAACAGCAGAAAGAAGTGAGGACAGAAGCAGGGatgtggagggagagtggggctGGGGGTGGGAAAGTGGTCTCATGGTGTCCTCAGACCATCAACACCATCTGGAAG GCACCTTTAGCACAGCAGCAGGGGAGATAGAGGAGCGTGAGGACAGCTTGGTGGATGACACTATAGATGAAGAGGGCTTTGCCAAGAGCAGACTGGTGGTGGGCAGTGTGGAGAGTGATGCTGGAGGCTTTGTGCGGCAGGAAAGTCAGGGCTCGCTGTCCGGGAGGTCTGTTGACTTGGACGTCCCAGTGGCGATATCTGAAGATGTTTTCCACGAAGAACACAACCCAGGCACGTCATGCTTTGAAATGGAGCCAGATAACAGTGGTAGTGTTGTTAGTTATGTTGAGGAATGCACTGATACACGaactacttccactacaactattacGACAGCAGCTACAGTTTCATGTGGTAACTCGGAAGTCAACACTCCTGAAAGTATAGTAGTGCTCACGTCGGAAAGCAACTCACCTGATGATGGGgaagctgctgtgtgtgtgttatcaaccACAGAGATGAAGTATGGCACTTGTGGTCCCTTGAAGCCCAGTCCAATTAGTTCACCAGACTCCATTGAAGTCCTCGGCTCATCCAGCCTGCTCACCTCGCCATCGTCCATTGAG GTGTTGACTGATGTATCTTCAAGTGACTCCTCACCATCACATTTGGACTCCTGCAACAACACTCTGGTTCAGGACCTCAGCCCTCCTCCAGGGATTGTCGTCAACGTACAACCTACCTTACAGAAAATAACCGACAGTGATACACACACTTTGGTGGAGACATCAGCTGATCAAACCCAGTGTCATCAGAAAGCCCAACCAATAGAAGGAGACAAGACTAATCAAATTATAAGTAAAGAAGAATCACTCCCTGCTGACTATGCACACAAACTAGACTTAAGTAGTGTTAATTTACAAAGCACAGGGAACACGAGTGATACTgttacaccacaaccacctacaACCCTGTCACTTAGTCTCTGCAAGGGACAGGAGAGTAGCAACTTAGCTCCTTCTGCTCTGAGTGTTCTTGTTGACAGTGTACCTTCTAAACCTGCCCGACAAACAGCCACAGTTCATGATGCAGAGGTCAGTGCAGCCTGCCATGCTAGCCAGACAGATGGGCAGCCTACCACAGAGGAACACACAGTAGTGGAGGAAGGGGACATCAGCATACCACCTGCTACAGCTCTGGATGTGTCTGTGGAGAGCGGAGGCAGCTCAGACACTATCACTGCTTCAATAGACTCTACACAGATGGTCTG GAGTATCTCTCGAGGAGTGGATCCAGAGTTCTCAGAGCGGCCAGCAGACAGCGATATGCATGAGAGCAGCACAAGTGGGTCTGGCGGGTCTGTGGTGCGCTGCCTGCTGGAGGAAGCCATGGGGGACGAGGAGGCTGTCAGTGGagcatcttcctcttcccctcctgagAGAGAacactcaccctcctcctcagaAAG ATCTGAAGCTTTGAAAGTTGGCTCTGGACACACCTCTGGCCATAGTTCAGGTGATGAAGTGGAGACAACTACTTCCTCTGATATTGAAGTCATATCCAG TCCCAGTCTGGATGGCAGCACAGTAGTGTCGCGGGGCACATCGGCGGGCACCTCCCGTGTGTGGTCCACAGCTCAGCGGGGCATGCGCTCCTTCCTCAATGACCGCTCTGAGTCGTCTGCCTCAGATTCTTCCAGCAAccacaaaaagacaaacagtgAGAGAG TGGAGACGGTTCCCTCGTCCATGACCACCAGCTTTACCAGTATTAGTGAGTCTGAGGGGGAGATGTTTAATTTGGGCCCAGCCAGCCTGACCATTGACCCGGCCTCCATCACTCAAGTCCTGCAGGGCCAGTCCCATTTTGTTAAAG gCCATCGCCGCAACCAGTCCAACTTTTCAGAAACCAGCGAGAGTTCTTCAGAGAATCATTCGTCTGAGGTGGACAAGCTTATAAAG AAAGTGGGCCAGCTGACTGAGGTGCTTGAGGCCAGGGAAACCAAGGTGCTGGAGCTGAGTCAGGTGAATGCGGCTCTTCAGGATACTAATCTGCGCCTCAAAGC TCATGTGGAGGACTTGGAAGGTGGCAGTGGTATGGAGGCAACAGAATCTTTGCGAGAGGAGTTCACCCAGCGTCTTGTCACCatggagagaaagttccagcaggcattgagagagaaagaaaataccaagAAGCTGCTGGag GAAGCCCGTGCGGAGGCAGCAACAAGGCTAAGTTCAGCTGAGGTGGCAAGGTACCAGGAGGAGAGGGACACTGTGATACGAGagctgagggaggaaggagagaaactcAGCAAGCAACAACTCAGCTACTCCAATATTATCAAGAAACTGCGcagcaaagaaaaggagaatgaaaccACCATAAAGACACAAAA GGACAAGTTGGAGGAACAGTCACGTGATTTGGAGCGACTGAGGAAACAACTGTCAGccaaggaggagatggagcggCGCCAAATTGATGCCGTGTGTCAGCTGAACGCCACCAACCAACGACTTGAGCAGGCAGTGAAGGATGTGGCAGCTGAGAACGCTGAGCTGGAGGGCAAAATGACAGTGCTGAAGAGTGCTCTAGATACTGCCTACAG AGAGATGGCAGAGCTGAAGAGAGAGGTGGCTGCTTGTGATGCACAAGCCCAGGAACAAGTGCTGAGTGCAGAGGTGGGTGTGCAGCGTCGCCTGGAGGCCACACTGGCAGAGGCTCAGGAGCAGGCAAGGAGGGAGCAGGTTGCCCTGATGGCCCAGGTGGTAGAGCTCCAGGAGGCCCTCAACCAGTGTGAAAGTCAAGCCAACAG AAAAGAACGTCAGCTTCGTGCAGACAACGCAGAGCTCCAGCAGAGGGTGGCAGAAACAGAGGCACGTGCAGAGGAGATGTCCGGCGCTGTGAGTGCAGCCACACGGCCTCTCCTGCGTCAGATGGAGAATCTGCAGGCAACTCACTCCTCCCAGCAAGCCTCTTGGGAGTCACTGGAGGCCTCCCTTACACAACGACTCA ATGAAACACTGGCAGCTGCAGCTGCAAgcacagagaaggagagagcaaCACGGGAACAATATGCTGAGCTGGCAGCAAACACTGCTGCCCTGCAGACACAG GTAACTAATTTGCGTGCTGAGAATGCAAGAGTATCTTCAGAGTTGAACATTGCCACGACAAAGTTTGATTCCTTGTCAGAGTCACGGATAAA GGAAAACATCCAGATTGAGGCTTTAAAGACTTCATTTGCTGAAGAGATTGCAGAAGTTAAAAGAGAACGTGACAGTCTTGAGCAACAGCTGGAGATGGAGAAGACAGCCGTGGcagctgaaaagaaaaagagtgttgCCCTCCAGGAACAACTGAAAGACAGGGAGCGCAAGCTGGCCCAAATGATAGCCAGTGGCACTGCTGAGAGCCATGCCAGCACCCCCAGATCCTCTCCgaccccttccctctcacggCTCTCTATCACAGGCTCCCTTTCAGAGTCCTTTACTGGGTATCAATGGGGG CATGAGGAAGTATTTGAGTCGGGTTGGTCTCGAGGAACATCTCTATACGACTCTGTACGCTCAAATTCCACGGCTGCTGTAGACGCTCTCACCTCACAGCTGAGGCAAAGAGAAG GAGAGGTGCATCACTTACACAGCGAGATCACAAGGTATGAGACGCAGAGAGAATCGCTGGCGCAGGAGTTGGTGTCAATAACTAGTCAAGTGGAGAGTCTTCAATCACAGGTACAAGACTACCAGGCCTTGAAAGACCAGTATGCTGACATGGAGCAGAAGTATAATGCTCTGTTGCAg ATGCACggcgagaaggtggaggaggttgaggagctACGACTTGACCTGGCAGATGTAAAGGAAATGTACAAAGCTCAG ATTGATCAGCTTCTTAAAAAGTGA